The following proteins are encoded in a genomic region of Trichocoleus sp. FACHB-46:
- a CDS encoding NAD(P)/FAD-dependent oxidoreductase, translating into MKEILYLEVPTPDTKAVCQWLQQDFHSELGEKIVTPNGFRIRCSRTTTASKTISDPTSALDPELSVFVWSLQRTTYLKIFRWAESAIPGEQKFLQQLTTEIRQQFPNQYPVPPAIDLTQQSIFEALAPRYPQTVKFFQKMPNGEYDLTRVYWWEQRWREGVRNPQQPQQVIFRSEASKGGLGGSNSDSQNPSTFDYDLIYIGGALGVIHAAVMARLGYRVLLVERLPFGRMNREWNISRDEFQSLIDLGLFTPADFESVIAREYIDGFHKFFDANNPPQAKAPILHTPTVLNVGIDAEKLLRVCGDKFRAAGGEVWDETEFVRADVSAEQVTVKLTHLPTRSPKQVTGRLLVDAMGTASPIAWQLNGGRAFDSVCPTVGAAIASGFEPEVWDAKYGDVLNSHGDISKGRQLIWELFPAHGEELTIYLFHYHQVHPDNPGSLLEMYEDFFTILPEYRRCDMDQLVWRKPTFGYIPGHFTVGSRDRQVAFDRLVAIGDAASLQSPLVFTGFGSLVRNLGRLTHLLDTALQHDLLSAKHLNRIHTFQSNVSVTWLFSKGMMVPTHRFLPPERINAMLNTFFGILAAESPAVADAFIKDRADWVSFNRMAIQAAWQNPALLIWIWQLAGPKDFFRWIGSYVNFTVAALMSSLVGSWLPSLTRWSQPWLETHYPGFWLWFLSWNYALTAGLGRPQVSLKRSLSNLSASQSEPPEISPSAHLGTSSPLAGKKG; encoded by the coding sequence ATGAAAGAAATTCTTTACCTTGAAGTTCCTACCCCAGACACAAAAGCTGTGTGTCAGTGGCTACAACAAGACTTTCACTCAGAGCTGGGCGAGAAGATTGTGACGCCCAATGGCTTCCGCATTAGATGCTCCAGGACTACAACGGCATCTAAGACGATTTCAGATCCAACGAGTGCCCTAGACCCAGAGCTGTCAGTTTTTGTCTGGTCGTTACAGCGAACAACCTATTTAAAAATTTTCCGGTGGGCAGAGAGCGCAATTCCAGGAGAGCAGAAATTTCTCCAGCAACTTACGACCGAGATTAGGCAGCAGTTTCCGAATCAATATCCTGTGCCACCTGCGATCGACCTAACGCAGCAATCGATCTTTGAAGCTTTGGCTCCTCGCTATCCCCAAACGGTGAAGTTCTTTCAGAAAATGCCGAATGGGGAATATGACTTAACTCGCGTTTACTGGTGGGAGCAACGCTGGCGTGAGGGTGTCCGAAATCCTCAGCAACCGCAACAGGTCATTTTTCGATCAGAAGCGAGCAAGGGAGGATTAGGCGGAAGCAATTCAGATTCGCAAAACCCCAGTACTTTCGATTACGACTTGATCTATATTGGTGGCGCGCTGGGGGTGATCCATGCCGCGGTGATGGCTCGGCTGGGCTACCGGGTGCTGTTGGTGGAGCGCTTGCCCTTTGGCCGTATGAACCGAGAATGGAATATTTCTCGTGATGAATTCCAGAGCTTGATTGATTTAGGGCTGTTCACGCCTGCTGACTTTGAATCCGTGATTGCTAGGGAATACATCGACGGATTCCATAAATTTTTTGATGCCAACAATCCGCCCCAAGCCAAGGCTCCAATTCTGCACACGCCGACCGTTTTGAATGTGGGAATTGATGCCGAGAAACTGTTGCGAGTTTGTGGCGACAAATTCCGAGCGGCAGGGGGTGAAGTTTGGGATGAAACTGAGTTTGTCCGAGCTGATGTGAGTGCTGAGCAAGTGACGGTAAAGCTGACTCACTTACCGACGCGATCGCCCAAACAAGTCACGGGTCGCTTACTCGTCGATGCAATGGGTACGGCTTCCCCGATCGCTTGGCAACTGAATGGCGGTCGAGCCTTTGACAGCGTTTGCCCCACGGTAGGAGCCGCGATCGCGAGTGGTTTCGAGCCGGAAGTTTGGGATGCCAAGTATGGCGATGTCCTCAACAGTCATGGCGACATTTCCAAAGGGCGACAACTGATTTGGGAATTGTTTCCCGCTCACGGCGAGGAGCTCACGATTTATCTATTCCACTACCATCAGGTACATCCTGATAATCCTGGCTCGCTGCTAGAGATGTACGAGGACTTTTTTACGATTCTGCCTGAGTACCGCCGCTGCGATATGGATCAGCTAGTGTGGCGTAAACCGACGTTTGGTTATATTCCAGGTCACTTCACGGTAGGCAGTCGCGATCGCCAAGTCGCGTTCGATCGGTTAGTGGCAATCGGGGATGCTGCTTCGTTGCAGTCTCCCTTGGTTTTCACCGGATTCGGCTCCTTAGTACGGAATCTGGGCCGTTTAACTCACTTGCTCGACACGGCTTTGCAGCATGATTTGCTCAGCGCTAAGCACCTCAACCGCATCCATACGTTTCAAAGCAATGTCTCCGTTACCTGGCTGTTCTCTAAAGGCATGATGGTGCCCACCCACCGATTCCTGCCGCCAGAGCGCATCAATGCCATGCTGAATACCTTCTTTGGCATTTTGGCAGCGGAATCTCCGGCGGTAGCAGATGCCTTTATTAAGGACCGAGCTGATTGGGTATCATTTAACCGCATGGCGATCCAAGCCGCATGGCAAAACCCTGCCCTATTGATCTGGATCTGGCAACTGGCTGGCCCGAAAGACTTTTTCCGCTGGATTGGTAGCTATGTAAACTTTACGGTTGCTGCCCTAATGAGTAGCTTAGTGGGTAGTTGGCTACCGTCACTGACCCGCTGGAGCCAACCTTGGCTAGAGACGCACTACCCTGGCTTTTGGTTGTGGTTTTTGAGCTGGAACTATGCGCTAACGGCGGGCCTAGGTCGTCCTCAAGTTAGCCTCAAGCGATCGCTGTCCAACCTCTCTGCCTCTCAGTCTGAGCCACCTGAGATATCCCCATCTGCCCACCTTGGCACCAGTAGCCCTTTAGCAGGCAAGAAAGGTTGA
- a CDS encoding phosphatase PAP2 family protein, whose product MQDLSAQIIRAWRDRVGPKLLPLLSTVRLGGLVLAGLALWGFAEIADEVLEKETQAFDTTILLSLRELHNPLLDRLMIAITFLGEPTELTIMSLALGAWLLWRGQRSEATTLAIAAAGAAGLNVLLKDVFARARPALWARIVDVKYYSFPSGHAMLSVVVYGLLGYLLATHFKRWRVGILISTAVLVAAIGFSRLYLGVHWPTDVLAGYAAGLVWLLTCILSIEIWRHRGTIRTQEAARPKSTSTK is encoded by the coding sequence ATGCAGGATCTGAGTGCCCAAATTATTCGAGCTTGGCGCGATCGCGTCGGCCCTAAACTATTGCCGCTGCTCTCTACAGTGCGACTCGGTGGTTTGGTGCTCGCAGGTTTAGCTCTCTGGGGCTTTGCCGAAATAGCCGATGAGGTTTTAGAAAAAGAAACGCAAGCATTCGATACGACAATTTTGTTGAGTCTGCGGGAGCTACATAACCCCCTGCTCGATCGCCTCATGATCGCAATTACGTTTCTGGGAGAGCCAACAGAACTAACTATTATGAGTTTGGCCCTAGGCGCTTGGCTGCTCTGGCGAGGTCAACGCTCTGAAGCAACTACATTGGCGATCGCGGCAGCAGGGGCAGCGGGACTCAATGTTTTGCTGAAGGATGTGTTTGCGCGTGCCCGTCCCGCGTTGTGGGCCAGGATTGTGGATGTGAAATATTACAGCTTTCCTAGTGGTCACGCCATGCTATCGGTGGTGGTCTATGGGTTGCTGGGTTATTTGCTAGCGACTCACTTTAAGCGGTGGCGTGTTGGAATTCTGATCTCGACAGCAGTTCTAGTTGCCGCGATCGGGTTTAGTCGGCTCTATTTGGGCGTTCACTGGCCCACCGATGTTTTGGCAGGTTATGCAGCGGGTTTGGTCTGGTTACTAACCTGCATCCTCAGCATCGAAATCTGGCGACACCGAGGCACAATACGAACTCAAGAGGCAGCACGCCCGAAGTCAACCAGTACTAAGTGA
- the cobU gene encoding bifunctional adenosylcobinamide kinase/adenosylcobinamide-phosphate guanylyltransferase has translation MNLLPHSTSSLCLVTGPARSGKSEWAEALAIQSGKAVVYVATAQTNPNDPEWQARIERHRDRRPETWQTVQEPVELGTVIQQAQPDQCLLVDSLGTWLANLLEQDETAWEQTQQTLLHSLQQTQGQIILVAEETGWGVVPAYPIGRTFRDRLGTLVRYIGAIAGATYLVTGGYVLNLTQLGTPLSKALAESAKGDAEKRER, from the coding sequence ATGAACTTACTGCCTCATTCCACTTCCTCACTATGCTTAGTCACTGGCCCCGCTCGCTCTGGCAAAAGTGAATGGGCCGAAGCGCTGGCAATCCAGTCAGGCAAAGCCGTGGTTTATGTGGCTACTGCTCAAACAAACCCTAATGACCCAGAGTGGCAAGCCCGGATCGAACGGCATCGCGATCGCCGTCCAGAAACGTGGCAAACGGTTCAAGAGCCTGTTGAGCTAGGCACAGTGATTCAGCAGGCGCAACCAGACCAATGCTTGCTGGTGGACTCGCTAGGAACCTGGCTTGCCAATCTGCTAGAGCAAGACGAAACGGCTTGGGAGCAAACTCAACAAACTCTGCTACACAGCCTGCAACAAACCCAGGGTCAAATTATTTTAGTGGCCGAAGAAACGGGCTGGGGCGTAGTGCCTGCCTACCCGATCGGACGAACTTTCCGCGATCGCCTCGGCACTCTGGTGCGGTACATAGGAGCGATCGCGGGTGCTACTTATCTGGTGACAGGTGGTTACGTGCTCAATTTGACTCAGCTAGGTACTCCACTATCTAAGGCCTTAGCGGAAAGCGCTAAAGGGGACGCTGAAAAGCGCGAGAGATAA
- a CDS encoding PAS domain S-box protein, protein MHIETQTAAVKATASFDQPLLDPFFTLSLDLLCVVGFDGYFKRWNPVCEKTLGFPAAELLATPAMQFVHPSDRALTKAYIQQLLLSSEPICFENRCLCQDGSYRWLSWKAQALPEQKLIYATAHDITERRRSAKQLRSSEERFQLLVESVKDYAIYMLDSDGVVISWNTGAERIKGYSAEEVIGRHFSCFYPPEQVQEGKPAWELQQAATLGQCEVEGERVRRDGSRFWVNALMIALRDNHGQLQGFAKVTRDITERKQTESILQRAFDQLEKRVHERTSELSQANFMLKQEIAEREQMEAALRQSEAQLKQQAQQLESTLHELQRTQSQLVQSEKMSSLGQLVAGVAHEINNPVSFIYGNVKYADEYVQTVLHLLTLYQQQCPDPVDELQAALGGIDLEFLATDLQKLLQSMKVGAERIREIVLSLRNFSRLDEAEMKAVDIHEGLDNTLLILKNRLKAHAGHPGITVLPEYGDLPLVECYAGQLNQVFMNILSNAIDVLEDSQDQSAKQPGVIHVCTTVQADQWVVIRIADNGPGISETVQRRLFDPFFTTKPVGRGVGLGLSISYQIVVEKHGGRLKCHSIPGQGTEFVIEIPSSAALRSSPPLAEPVQLQPRSRDKQSVLNPLPSKQCV, encoded by the coding sequence GTGCACATAGAAACCCAAACGGCAGCAGTAAAAGCAACAGCAAGTTTTGATCAACCATTATTAGACCCTTTTTTTACGCTATCTCTAGATTTGCTTTGTGTGGTGGGTTTCGACGGCTATTTCAAGCGCTGGAATCCAGTTTGCGAAAAAACCTTGGGTTTTCCTGCTGCTGAGCTACTCGCCACTCCTGCAATGCAATTTGTGCACCCTAGCGATCGCGCTTTGACCAAAGCTTATATCCAGCAACTACTGCTGAGTTCAGAACCCATTTGTTTTGAGAATCGCTGCTTGTGCCAAGACGGTTCCTATCGTTGGTTATCTTGGAAAGCTCAAGCGCTGCCAGAGCAAAAATTAATTTATGCCACCGCCCACGACATTACGGAACGTAGGCGATCGGCGAAACAACTGCGCTCCAGTGAGGAAAGATTTCAGCTCCTGGTAGAAAGCGTCAAAGACTATGCCATTTATATGCTCGACTCAGATGGCGTGGTCATTAGTTGGAACACAGGCGCAGAGCGGATCAAAGGCTACAGTGCTGAAGAAGTGATTGGTCGGCATTTCTCTTGTTTTTATCCACCCGAACAAGTCCAAGAAGGCAAACCTGCGTGGGAGCTACAGCAAGCTGCTACCTTGGGCCAGTGCGAAGTAGAAGGTGAGCGGGTCCGCCGAGATGGCTCCAGATTTTGGGTGAATGCGCTCATGATCGCGCTGCGGGATAACCACGGCCAACTCCAAGGCTTTGCGAAAGTGACGCGAGACATTACGGAGCGCAAGCAAACGGAATCGATTCTGCAACGAGCCTTTGATCAACTAGAAAAGCGGGTCCACGAGCGGACTAGCGAGCTATCCCAAGCGAACTTCATGCTCAAGCAAGAAATTGCCGAGCGGGAGCAGATGGAAGCAGCGCTCAGGCAGTCAGAGGCGCAACTGAAGCAGCAAGCTCAACAGCTAGAGTCCACCTTGCATGAGCTACAACGGACTCAATCTCAACTGGTTCAGTCGGAAAAGATGTCCAGTTTGGGCCAGTTGGTCGCAGGGGTGGCGCATGAGATCAATAACCCAGTCAGCTTTATTTACGGCAACGTCAAGTATGCTGACGAATATGTTCAGACAGTGCTGCATTTACTGACGCTCTATCAACAACAATGTCCCGATCCGGTGGATGAGTTGCAAGCGGCCCTGGGAGGAATTGACTTAGAGTTTCTGGCGACAGACCTGCAAAAACTGCTGCAATCGATGAAAGTTGGGGCGGAACGGATTCGCGAAATTGTCTTGTCTCTACGGAACTTCTCACGCTTGGATGAAGCGGAAATGAAAGCAGTAGACATTCATGAAGGTCTCGACAACACGCTTTTGATTCTGAAAAATCGGCTCAAAGCCCATGCGGGTCATCCTGGAATTACGGTGCTGCCAGAATATGGCGATCTCCCCCTCGTGGAGTGTTACGCCGGACAGCTCAACCAAGTCTTCATGAATATTCTGAGTAACGCGATCGATGTTTTGGAGGACTCCCAAGACCAGTCTGCTAAGCAACCAGGGGTGATCCATGTTTGCACGACTGTGCAGGCCGATCAGTGGGTAGTCATTCGTATTGCTGACAACGGGCCTGGCATCAGTGAAACGGTGCAGCGGCGACTCTTTGATCCCTTTTTTACCACCAAACCAGTCGGGCGTGGGGTGGGATTAGGCTTGTCCATCAGCTACCAAATTGTGGTGGAGAAGCATGGAGGTCGCTTAAAGTGTCACTCCATTCCGGGTCAAGGCACAGAATTTGTGATTGAAATTCCTAGCTCGGCAGCTCTCAGGTCCAGCCCACCTCTGGCTGAACCAGTGCAACTCCAGCCGCGATCGCGAGACAAACAATCCGTCCTAAACCCCCTGCCCTCTAAGCAATGTGTGTAG
- a CDS encoding DUF2499 domain-containing protein, which translates to MHALSIPTWIIHISSVLEWMAAIWLIWTYAEVSQNRAWRSLSLGMLPALVSAMCACTWHFFDNVAALEWLVTLQAAMTVAGNFTLCLAGWWIWRASRKGDVVTPLDSE; encoded by the coding sequence ATGCATGCACTTTCAATTCCCACTTGGATTATTCACATTTCTAGTGTGCTGGAGTGGATGGCGGCAATTTGGTTGATTTGGACTTATGCGGAGGTGAGCCAAAATCGAGCTTGGCGATCGCTTTCCTTGGGAATGTTGCCTGCTTTGGTGAGTGCGATGTGTGCTTGTACTTGGCACTTTTTTGATAATGTGGCTGCGTTGGAGTGGTTGGTGACGCTGCAAGCGGCAATGACGGTGGCAGGGAATTTTACGTTGTGCTTGGCGGGGTGGTGGATTTGGCGGGCGAGCCGGAAGGGTGATGTGGTTACGCCTCTAGATTCAGAATAA
- a CDS encoding RMD1 family protein: protein MQKIFTAHESDTLFAGKTTIGVQTLFLGERIDIKVLEKGDRLAVLPLVVTAGEQGCAVIFRYGAVVLFNLTPEETDAFLANLKPSVIEPFDKPETEADQIQLSPADASRVKDGIILLSEFTVERLQIVADVLAKSVVLSHYEASISDFFDRIEPLAADLQYQGRGKRQDRELLRHIGGTLLIQHKMVGLVAFGEKPETLWERPELERLYLRMEDEYEISERNLALQRKLELISRTAETVLDLLQRNSSQRVEWYIVILIVVEILLTLYELFFRG, encoded by the coding sequence ATGCAGAAAATTTTCACAGCTCACGAATCTGACACTCTCTTTGCAGGCAAAACTACGATTGGGGTGCAGACGCTATTTTTAGGTGAGCGGATTGACATCAAAGTCTTAGAAAAAGGCGATCGCTTAGCCGTTTTACCTTTAGTGGTGACCGCAGGAGAGCAAGGTTGTGCAGTGATATTTCGTTATGGAGCTGTGGTGCTCTTTAACTTAACTCCAGAGGAAACTGACGCTTTTCTAGCCAATCTTAAGCCTTCTGTAATTGAGCCGTTTGACAAACCGGAAACGGAAGCCGATCAGATTCAGCTCAGCCCCGCTGATGCCTCTCGGGTTAAAGACGGCATTATTCTCCTGAGCGAGTTTACAGTAGAGCGACTGCAGATTGTAGCTGATGTTTTGGCTAAAAGCGTGGTTCTGTCCCACTACGAAGCCAGCATTTCTGATTTCTTCGATCGCATTGAACCCCTAGCAGCTGACCTACAATACCAAGGCCGAGGCAAACGCCAAGACCGAGAATTGCTGCGCCATATCGGGGGCACGTTGTTGATTCAGCACAAAATGGTGGGACTGGTAGCCTTTGGCGAAAAGCCAGAAACCCTTTGGGAGCGCCCAGAATTAGAGCGCCTCTACCTCCGCATGGAAGATGAATATGAAATTAGCGAACGCAACTTAGCCTTACAACGCAAATTAGAGTTGATTTCGCGCACCGCTGAAACTGTGCTGGATTTACTGCAACGCAATAGTAGCCAGCGAGTAGAGTGGTACATCGTTATTTTGATCGTGGTCGAAATTCTGCTGACCCTGTATGAATTGTTTTTCCGAGGCTAA
- the csaB gene encoding polysaccharide pyruvyl transferase CsaB — MESVRAVLCGYYGKGNGGDEALLASLLQMLPNHVTPIVLSGDSAQTQAAYGVEACDRKTPQVLIPALKQANVLIWGGGSLMQDVTSAASPVYYGGLMGLAQRFGLKTIAWAQGIGPLNRSFTRWLARQAFTNCDAVSVRDQGSAALLSEWQVPFLLAPDPVWALEAKPVEGLWDLPAPRVAVALRSHSSLTPERLAILTQALVDFQKSTQTCILLVPFQAAQDLAIAETIQPQLPGPSKILSLSDPQQLKGVFRGVEMAIAMRYHGLIMAAAEGCRCFALSYDPKVSQLMSELDIPGWDLLGNSQHAPIPSDPRTISQAWVEHYANGAPLSANQIHSLVDRALTHRDLLYQALQGL; from the coding sequence ATGGAATCAGTACGGGCGGTCTTGTGTGGCTATTATGGCAAAGGCAATGGGGGAGATGAAGCCCTGCTAGCCTCGCTGCTGCAAATGCTCCCTAACCATGTCACCCCAATCGTGCTGTCCGGCGACTCTGCCCAAACTCAAGCGGCTTACGGCGTAGAAGCCTGCGATCGCAAAACGCCTCAAGTTCTAATTCCCGCCCTCAAGCAAGCCAACGTACTCATTTGGGGCGGTGGTAGCCTGATGCAAGACGTAACCAGCGCCGCCAGCCCAGTTTATTACGGTGGGTTAATGGGACTCGCGCAGCGGTTTGGCCTCAAGACCATTGCTTGGGCGCAAGGTATTGGCCCTCTAAATCGCAGCTTTACCCGCTGGTTAGCTCGTCAAGCCTTTACCAACTGTGATGCCGTAAGCGTGCGGGATCAAGGGTCTGCTGCTCTTTTGTCTGAATGGCAGGTACCATTCCTGCTCGCGCCTGACCCCGTGTGGGCCTTAGAAGCCAAACCTGTTGAAGGACTGTGGGATCTGCCAGCCCCACGAGTGGCTGTGGCGCTGCGATCGCACTCCTCCTTGACCCCAGAGCGACTCGCAATCCTGACCCAAGCTTTGGTGGATTTTCAAAAGTCGACCCAGACTTGTATTTTGCTCGTACCCTTTCAAGCTGCCCAAGACTTAGCGATCGCCGAAACCATTCAGCCTCAACTACCTGGACCCAGCAAAATTCTCAGTTTGAGTGATCCCCAGCAGCTTAAGGGTGTGTTTCGGGGTGTGGAAATGGCGATCGCGATGCGCTACCACGGGCTGATTATGGCCGCAGCCGAGGGGTGCCGCTGTTTTGCCCTCAGCTACGACCCTAAAGTGAGCCAACTGATGAGTGAACTAGATATTCCGGGTTGGGATTTGCTTGGCAACTCGCAGCATGCCCCGATCCCAAGCGATCCCCGCACCATTAGTCAAGCTTGGGTCGAGCATTATGCCAACGGTGCTCCTCTCTCGGCAAATCAAATTCATTCCTTAGTGGATCGGGCTTTAACGCACCGCGACTTGTTGTATCAAGCTCTACAAGGTTTGTAG
- a CDS encoding tetratricopeptide repeat protein encodes MGVSIEVSSDNFAAEVVQKSYEKPVVVDFFAQWCGPCQMLKPILEKLVQEYDFVLAKVDIDQSPDLANTYGVEGVPDVKIWMQGEMRDGFVGVLPEPKLRSLLSELSLKSELEQGLETLQTAIQTGDVATAKQLLQALSEEYPEDRRLILAGAKFLVSQNKFESATKLLTAIQADDKEYFAQAQAIKALVQFQQIVTESAAENELDELFFKAIRLTLNEDYAAALNLFLEVVGRNRNYRGDGARKAMIMIFDLLGDAHPLTKEYRKQLLLVLY; translated from the coding sequence ATGGGTGTGTCTATTGAGGTTAGTAGCGACAACTTTGCCGCTGAGGTCGTGCAAAAGTCCTACGAAAAGCCAGTCGTAGTCGATTTTTTTGCTCAGTGGTGCGGCCCCTGCCAGATGCTGAAGCCAATCTTAGAGAAGTTGGTGCAGGAGTACGATTTCGTCTTAGCCAAGGTTGACATTGACCAAAGCCCAGATTTAGCCAATACCTACGGTGTGGAAGGGGTGCCAGATGTCAAAATCTGGATGCAAGGTGAAATGCGAGATGGCTTTGTTGGTGTTTTACCAGAACCCAAGCTGCGATCGCTGCTCTCAGAGTTAAGCCTAAAGTCTGAGCTAGAGCAAGGGTTAGAAACGCTACAGACTGCGATTCAAACGGGGGACGTAGCTACAGCTAAGCAACTGCTGCAAGCCTTGAGCGAGGAATATCCTGAAGATCGCCGCTTAATTTTGGCGGGTGCCAAGTTTCTAGTTAGCCAAAATAAGTTCGAATCAGCGACCAAGTTATTGACTGCAATTCAAGCCGATGACAAAGAGTATTTCGCTCAAGCCCAGGCCATAAAGGCCTTAGTTCAGTTTCAGCAAATAGTGACAGAATCCGCCGCTGAAAATGAACTAGATGAACTGTTTTTTAAGGCGATTCGCCTGACTTTAAATGAAGATTATGCCGCAGCCTTAAATCTATTTTTAGAGGTAGTCGGTCGAAACCGGAATTATCGGGGGGATGGTGCCCGAAAAGCCATGATCATGATCTTTGACCTATTGGGGGATGCTCATCCTTTAACAAAGGAGTATCGTAAGCAATTACTGTTGGTCTTGTACTAG
- a CDS encoding ribonuclease Z — translation MQITFLGTSSGVPTRSRNVSSVALRLPQRAEVWLFDCGEGTQHQFLRSDLKVSQLCRIFITHMHGDHIFGLMGLLASCGLAGSPTRIDIYGPPGLDEYLRASGRYSQTHFSYPIKVHTVQPGVLYEDDEFVVSCGPLKHRITSFGYRVVEKDRVGRFDVEKAKALGIPSGPLYGKLKRGETVTLPDGRKINGAELCGPTEAGRKIAYCTDTIFCEGAVELAQEADVVIHEATFAHQDAELAYQRLHSTSTMAAQVALAAQAKRLIMTHFSPRYAPGNAIQLSDLQDEARAIFPNTEMAYDFFTYEVPRRQATELISTS, via the coding sequence TTGCAGATAACGTTTTTAGGAACTAGCTCTGGAGTCCCCACGCGATCGCGCAATGTTTCGAGCGTGGCCCTGCGTTTACCGCAACGAGCAGAAGTTTGGCTGTTTGATTGTGGGGAGGGCACTCAACACCAGTTCCTACGCAGTGACCTCAAAGTTAGTCAGTTGTGCCGCATTTTTATCACCCATATGCACGGAGATCATATCTTTGGCTTGATGGGGTTATTGGCGAGTTGTGGATTGGCAGGAAGCCCGACTCGGATTGATATTTACGGCCCACCCGGACTAGATGAATACCTGCGAGCCAGCGGGCGTTACTCACAAACGCATTTTTCCTATCCGATCAAGGTCCACACGGTGCAGCCGGGAGTGCTCTATGAGGATGATGAGTTTGTGGTCAGTTGTGGGCCGCTAAAGCATCGGATTACGAGTTTTGGCTATCGCGTGGTGGAGAAGGATCGAGTGGGGCGCTTCGATGTAGAAAAGGCGAAGGCTCTGGGTATTCCTTCAGGGCCGCTCTACGGCAAGCTGAAGCGGGGTGAGACGGTGACGCTACCCGATGGCCGCAAAATTAATGGAGCCGAACTCTGTGGCCCCACAGAAGCGGGTCGGAAGATTGCTTACTGCACAGACACAATTTTTTGTGAGGGCGCGGTGGAGCTAGCTCAGGAGGCGGATGTGGTGATCCATGAGGCTACGTTTGCCCATCAGGATGCAGAGTTGGCTTATCAACGCTTACATTCCACTTCCACAATGGCGGCTCAAGTCGCACTAGCAGCTCAGGCAAAGCGGTTGATCATGACGCACTTTAGCCCCCGTTATGCTCCGGGCAATGCCATTCAACTGAGTGATTTGCAAGATGAAGCACGAGCTATTTTTCCCAACACAGAAATGGCCTACGATTTCTTCACCTATGAAGTCCCACGACGGCAGGCTACAGAGCTAATCTCTACCTCATAA
- a CDS encoding MgtC/SapB family protein translates to MTVIHPITWDALVNIVARLSLALLVGGVIGFEREIHHKPAGLRTHMLVSFGSALLVLIPIQLGQTEASADALSRVIQGIAAGIGFLGAGEILQQAKHKSEQVRIRGLTSAAAIWVSAGLGIAAGCGLLALSLIAALMVLFVLTVLKRFEPRG, encoded by the coding sequence TTGACTGTTATTCATCCAATTACTTGGGACGCTTTAGTCAACATCGTTGCCAGACTAAGTCTGGCTTTGCTCGTTGGTGGCGTCATTGGCTTTGAGCGGGAGATTCACCATAAACCCGCTGGCCTGAGAACCCACATGCTCGTTAGTTTTGGCTCGGCGCTTTTAGTGCTCATTCCTATCCAATTAGGGCAAACCGAAGCCAGTGCCGATGCTCTTAGTCGCGTCATTCAAGGCATAGCCGCCGGAATCGGCTTCTTAGGGGCAGGGGAAATCCTCCAGCAGGCGAAGCACAAATCTGAGCAAGTGCGTATCCGAGGGCTGACTTCTGCTGCGGCAATCTGGGTTTCAGCAGGGTTAGGGATTGCCGCAGGTTGTGGTTTGCTAGCCCTCAGCTTAATCGCTGCCCTCATGGTGCTTTTTGTGCTGACTGTGTTGAAGCGGTTTGAGCCGCGTGGTTAG
- a CDS encoding DUF3593 domain-containing protein, with the protein MSKESLFAISLFPYLGFLWFLTRSGQTPRLALIGFYLTLLFVAVTIPAGIYAKVAYEANLADIDWLHGGAEFFLTLSNIFVVLGFRQAVVEKQRSLP; encoded by the coding sequence ATGTCTAAAGAATCTCTTTTCGCTATTTCGCTCTTTCCCTACTTGGGGTTTCTCTGGTTTTTGACTCGGTCTGGGCAAACGCCTCGGTTGGCTCTCATTGGGTTTTATTTGACGTTGCTGTTTGTGGCGGTGACGATTCCGGCAGGGATTTATGCCAAGGTGGCTTATGAGGCAAATTTGGCGGATATTGATTGGTTACATGGGGGGGCGGAGTTTTTCTTGACTCTGTCGAATATCTTTGTGGTGCTGGGATTTCGGCAGGCGGTGGTGGAGAAACAGCGATCGCTGCCCTAA